The Desulfurellaceae bacterium DNA window ACATGGCCGCCTTTGCCGAGCAGTTGTCCGGTCGCGACAAGGTCATTTATGAGCAACGGCTGATTGCCGATGAACCGCTGACCCTCCAGGAGATTGCCGACCAGTATGGGCTGAGCCGCGAGCGGGTGCGGCAGGTTGAGGCACAGATCAAAAAGAGGCTCAAAGCCTATCTGCTCGACATGTTCGAGGACGCCGAGGCGCTGGCGATCAGTTTCGACGACGAGTGAGGCGAGCGCGACGCGGCCAGCACCTGCTCCAGCGCGGCCAGCAGNNNNNNNNNNNNNNNNNNNNNNNNNNNNNNNNNNNNNNNNNNNNNNNNNNNNNNNNNNNNNNNNNNNNNNNNNNNNNNNNNNNNNNNNNNNNNNNNNNNNNNNNNNNNNNNNNNNNNNNNNNNNNNNNNNNNNNNNNNNNNNNNNNNNNNNNNNNNNNNNNNNCGGTAGCGCTCGGCATAGGCTTTGAGCACCTCCGGGGTATCGCGGCGGGGGTCGATGGTCACCGACACCAGCATGACCTGGGTGCCCAGACGCTCGCCCAGCCGGCGCTGCACATGGCTGAACTTGGTCGAGAGCATCGGACACGGACCGGGACACTGGGTAAAGATAAAGTCCAGCAGGATCGCTTTGCCGCGCAGACTTGACAGGCCAAACGGCTGGGCGTCCTGGTCGGTGAGCAGGAAATCCGGGGCGGGAAACGGGATGAAAGCGACCGACTCCGGGTCTGGTTGCGCGGCGTCCGAACGCTCCGGGGCGGCCACGGCCGGACTCTCCTCGGGCTCGGAGGAGACGTCCGGCGGGTCTTCGCCGGCCAGGCGCTCGACGGCAATCAGGTACAGGCTGTCGGCGCGATGTTCCAGGCGGAAACGGATCGGCTCTTCGGGGCGGAGCCCACGCAGCAGGCCGGGCTCTCTGACCTCGAACTCCATGGTCATGGCGGGCATGAAGCCGGGGATTTCCTCGTGCTCGATCTCGACCCGATTCTTCTCGGCCAGGAGCTGTTTGACCACGCCGCGTACGGTATAGATGCGCGGCTCGGCCGGCTGACAGGCCAGTCCGCTCAGCAGCATCAGCCCCAGGCCGACACACGCCGCGCAGCCGACTTGAACGACACGGCTCGACATCGAGGCTCCCCCTCAGAACTGGAAGATAGCGGTAAACACCGTCTCGTTGCGGTTGTTATACCCGCCGCCGAAGCGTCCACCGATAAACCACGGCCCCTCGGTGGACCTGCCCCAGTAGATATCATGGGTCAGCTGAAAGACCAGGTGGTTGGAGTACAGATACTCGACCGAGACCCGGTTGAAAAAGGTCGTGCTCAGGGGATCATAGGCGACCACGAACAGCGGCTGAACCAAGCCGC harbors:
- a CDS encoding SCO family protein, producing the protein MSSRVVQVGCAACVGLGLMLLSGLACQPAEPRIYTVRGVVKQLLAEKNRVEIEHEEIPGFMPAMTMEFEVREPGLLRGLRPEEPIRFRLEHRADSLYLIAVERLAGEDPPDVSSEPEESPAVAAPERSDAAQPDPESVAFIPFPAPDFLLTDQDAQPFGLSSLRGKAILLDFIFTQCPGPCPMLSTKFSHVQRRLGERLGTQVMLVSVTIDPRRDTPEVLKAYAERYR